From the Photobacterium sp. GJ3 genome, one window contains:
- a CDS encoding DUF4123 domain-containing protein: MLPASDQNAYVLFEPLLWPDWEALFSEDEVVSLFSKTRFAHLENGPLLVPLARNLPLWQRLMAQLEATPCGCLLVAPDTVSFSELTASLRERLIVSRGRADAVIRYYEPRKLLMLVGSMSSEQRQQFFPKLHRIHWFDQYWLLADWRSQAMNTTSAERWLMSDDQINIMMSIAEQWHGETA, from the coding sequence ATGTTGCCCGCTTCAGATCAAAACGCCTATGTGCTATTTGAGCCCTTGTTATGGCCAGACTGGGAGGCGCTGTTCTCTGAAGACGAAGTGGTGTCACTCTTTTCCAAGACGCGTTTTGCGCACTTGGAGAATGGGCCGCTTCTGGTTCCTTTGGCACGAAACTTGCCCTTATGGCAAAGACTGATGGCTCAACTGGAGGCGACCCCTTGCGGTTGTTTGCTGGTGGCGCCAGACACCGTTTCATTTTCAGAACTGACGGCGTCATTGCGGGAAAGGTTGATCGTGTCACGTGGCCGGGCTGATGCAGTCATCCGGTATTATGAGCCCCGTAAGTTATTGATGTTGGTTGGTTCAATGTCTTCTGAACAGCGACAACAGTTTTTCCCCAAACTCCATCGAATTCATTGGTTTGATCAATATTGGCTTTTGGCAGATTGGCGCAGCCAAGCGATGAATACGACCTCAGCTGAGAGATGGCTGATGTCTGATGATCAAATAAACATCATGATGTCTATCGCGGAACAATGGCATGGAGAAACAGCCTGA
- a CDS encoding type VI secretion system Vgr family protein, with protein sequence MSNQVQFSFSIEETDHEFRVESFEVEERLFQPFEVKVSLLSRDADIALDELVRKAGVLKLLGQGRDVSRYFHGIVKEVSFKGSGRQFSRYELVLVPDLWFLTQREDCRIFQDLTINEIIESVLEEANVTAFRMLADTGEKQEYILQYRETDLEFIHRLMAQHGLWYFFDHSETGHELVIVDKNELINALVSTPENATLVPDASEHAILYHGDSGGVPDREHIFEADFATRVHTGAVSQTDYNYLTPKTRLMADVPESDEAEVYTDLAVYRYPGRYQQQPHGKQQADYRLSAHKVSGTELNAVGCVMRFIPGYSFVMESHPRQSLNRDFILLQVKHYGRDPQVHAEERSGEPTTYHNEFIAFPADMTYRAPAQKAPVVEGPQTAVVVGPANEEIYTDNLGRVKVQFHWDRLGGRDEHSTCWVRVSQTLAGPNWGSVFLPRIGHEVVVTFLEGDPDQPLVTGSVYHGLHRPPYDLPLKKTRTTIRSKTHKGEGYNEISLDDETNQEELYLRAQKDMSVKVLNDRFEQIGNDDTLTVARHKTNEIGQNQLETIKGNKTTEVKGTFTETVDGDVTVNYNSNEAVTVVKNSDLKINQNRTTEIGKNDELEVMENQTITIHGARQTQVDKDNNLNVEGNSTLTVTGNVTSDSKSTTQIISKEKIVLKAGSSQIVLNSDGSIQITGTSISINGSDKVVVQGGKVSVN encoded by the coding sequence ATGAGTAATCAGGTTCAATTTTCGTTTTCAATTGAAGAAACAGATCACGAATTTCGTGTTGAAAGCTTTGAAGTGGAAGAACGTCTGTTTCAGCCATTCGAAGTGAAAGTGTCATTGCTTTCACGTGATGCAGATATTGCATTGGATGAACTGGTCCGTAAAGCCGGCGTACTGAAGCTGCTCGGTCAGGGGCGGGACGTGTCCCGTTATTTCCACGGGATCGTGAAAGAAGTCAGTTTTAAAGGCAGTGGTCGTCAGTTCAGCCGTTATGAACTGGTGCTGGTGCCGGATTTATGGTTCCTGACTCAGCGGGAGGACTGCCGGATTTTTCAGGATCTGACCATCAATGAAATTATTGAGTCGGTGCTGGAAGAAGCGAATGTCACGGCGTTTCGTATGCTGGCGGATACCGGTGAAAAGCAGGAATACATTCTGCAATACCGTGAAACGGATTTAGAATTTATCCATCGTTTGATGGCGCAGCACGGGCTCTGGTATTTCTTTGACCACAGCGAAACCGGTCATGAGCTGGTGATTGTGGATAAGAATGAGCTCATCAACGCGCTGGTCAGCACACCGGAAAACGCAACGCTGGTGCCCGATGCCAGTGAGCATGCGATTCTGTACCACGGTGATTCCGGGGGTGTGCCGGACCGTGAACACATCTTTGAGGCTGATTTTGCCACACGCGTTCATACCGGTGCGGTGTCGCAAACCGATTATAACTACCTCACGCCAAAAACGCGTCTGATGGCAGATGTACCGGAATCGGATGAAGCCGAAGTCTACACCGATCTGGCCGTGTACCGCTATCCGGGCCGTTATCAGCAGCAGCCTCATGGCAAGCAGCAGGCCGATTATCGTCTGTCGGCTCACAAAGTTTCCGGCACCGAGCTGAACGCTGTGGGCTGTGTGATGCGCTTCATCCCCGGCTACAGCTTTGTGATGGAAAGCCACCCGCGCCAGTCGCTGAACCGTGATTTTATCTTGCTGCAAGTGAAGCATTACGGGCGTGATCCGCAGGTGCATGCCGAAGAACGCAGCGGCGAGCCAACGACCTATCACAATGAATTCATTGCCTTCCCGGCCGACATGACTTACCGGGCACCGGCGCAGAAAGCGCCTGTAGTCGAAGGGCCGCAAACGGCTGTCGTGGTGGGGCCTGCGAACGAAGAGATCTACACCGACAATCTGGGCCGGGTCAAAGTGCAGTTCCACTGGGACCGCCTGGGCGGGAGGGATGAGCACTCTACGTGCTGGGTACGTGTCAGTCAGACGCTGGCCGGACCAAACTGGGGCTCCGTGTTCCTGCCGCGCATCGGGCATGAAGTCGTCGTCACCTTTCTGGAAGGGGATCCGGATCAGCCGCTGGTGACGGGTTCGGTGTATCACGGTTTGCATCGTCCGCCGTACGATCTGCCGCTGAAGAAAACTCGCACCACGATTCGTTCGAAAACCCACAAAGGCGAGGGTTACAACGAAATCAGCCTGGATGATGAAACCAATCAGGAAGAGCTGTATCTGCGCGCGCAGAAAGATATGTCGGTGAAAGTGCTCAACGACCGGTTCGAACAGATCGGTAACGATGACACCCTGACGGTTGCGCGTCATAAAACCAACGAGATTGGTCAGAATCAGCTGGAAACCATCAAAGGAAACAAAACCACAGAAGTCAAAGGCACCTTCACGGAAACGGTCGATGGCGATGTCACGGTGAATTACAACAGTAATGAAGCCGTCACCGTGGTGAAGAACTCGGATCTGAAGATCAACCAGAACCGCACCACTGAAATTGGTAAAAACGATGAACTGGAAGTGATGGAAAACCAGACCATCACGATTCACGGTGCCCGTCAGACTCAGGTTGATAAAGACAACAACCTGAATGTAGAAGGGAATTCCACCCTGACCGTCACCGGGAATGTGACGTCTGATTCCAAAAGTACGACGCAGATTATCAGTAAAGAAAAGATCGTGCTAAAAGCAGGATCTTCTCAGATAGTCCTGAATAGTGATGGTTCGATTCAGATCACAGGCACCTCAATTTCGATTAATGGTTCAGACAAAGTTGTGGTTCAGGGCGGAAAAGTATCGGTGAACTAA
- a CDS encoding Hcp family type VI secretion system effector, with translation MPTPAYMSIHGETQGHITKDAYTADSVGNTWQEAHVDEFLVQELDHVLTVPRDPQSGQPTGQRVHRPVIVTKQQDRTSPLLFNALVSGEKLPEAYINFYRTSTQGKQEHYYTIKLIDALLVDVQTRMAHCQDAATSDRVVEEVLKFTYRAIEVTHEVCGTAGNDDWRAPREA, from the coding sequence ATGCCAACTCCAGCTTATATGTCAATTCACGGTGAAACTCAGGGTCACATTACGAAAGATGCATACACTGCCGATTCTGTGGGGAACACCTGGCAGGAAGCACACGTTGACGAATTCCTGGTTCAGGAACTGGATCACGTGCTGACTGTCCCTCGTGACCCGCAAAGCGGCCAGCCAACCGGTCAGCGTGTTCACCGTCCGGTTATCGTCACCAAGCAGCAAGACCGTACGTCTCCACTGCTGTTCAATGCCCTGGTGAGCGGCGAGAAACTGCCAGAAGCTTACATCAACTTCTACCGCACTTCCACGCAAGGCAAGCAAGAGCATTACTACACCATCAAACTGATTGATGCGCTGCTGGTCGATGTTCAGACGCGTATGGCGCACTGCCAGGACGCAGCAACATCTGACCGCGTTGTTGAAGAAGTGCTGAAGTTCACTTACCGCGCAATTGAAGTGACTCACGAAGTTTGTGGTACCGCGGGTAACGACGACTGGCGCGCACCTCGCGAAGCATAA
- a CDS encoding Hcp family type VI secretion system effector, with translation MPTPAYMSIHGETQGHITKDAYTADSVGNTWQEAHVDEFLVQELDHVLTVPRDPQSGQPTGQRVHRPVIVTKQQDRTSPLLFNALVSGEKLPEAYINFYRTSTQGKQEHYYTIKLIDALLVDVQTRMAHCQDAATSDRVVEEVLKFTYRAIEVTHEVCGTAGNDDWRAPREA, from the coding sequence ATGCCAACTCCAGCTTATATGTCGATTCACGGTGAAACTCAGGGCCACATTACGAAAGATGCATACACAGCCGATTCTGTGGGGAACACCTGGCAGGAAGCACACGTTGACGAATTCCTGGTTCAGGAACTGGATCACGTGCTGACTGTCCCTCGTGACCCGCAAAGCGGCCAGCCAACCGGTCAGCGTGTTCACCGTCCGGTTATCGTCACCAAGCAGCAAGACCGTACGTCTCCACTGCTGTTCAATGCCCTGGTGAGCGGCGAGAAACTGCCAGAAGCTTACATCAACTTCTACCGCACTTCCACGCAAGGCAAGCAAGAGCATTACTACACCATCAAACTGATTGATGCGCTGCTGGTGGATGTTCAGACGCGTATGGCGCACTGCCAGGACGCAGCAACATCTGACCGCGTTGTTGAAGAAGTGCTGAAGTTCACTTACCGCGCAATTGAAGTGACTCACGAAGTTTGTGGTACCGCGGGTAACGACGACTGGCGCGCACCTCGCGAAGCTTAA
- a CDS encoding SUMF1/EgtB/PvdO family nonheme iron enzyme — MKFYRLGLACTLPLFAACNDNNSPIKITSETVSQQRLDTIVANIEKRYPEATQELKQNAAEVVVRAIENLVFVEGGSFEMGDFGAPCEIPSGTISRIDWSPDAECLSSPFSQETGAAFLHKVTLDAYSIAKFETRFIDMEWMRQINGLPVAKDDAKDQSIIQRDSETYQWLITNMKDYPASAKAWQEAKDYCQWLGQVSEMPFDLPTEAQWEYAARSRGQKYYYATDNGYHQVLEDAYFDPEIDRYVEYNEIDANTSTNTKEVDRYPPNPLGIYGMSNPVSEWVEDWYSPDYYEYSPELNPKGPKEGTEKVLRDAGGTTMTFSRIHSVPVKSAYFYSTSFRCALQ, encoded by the coding sequence ATGAAATTTTACAGGCTAGGACTTGCATGTACGCTGCCATTATTCGCGGCCTGCAATGACAACAATTCACCCATCAAAATCACCAGCGAGACGGTATCGCAGCAGCGACTTGATACCATTGTCGCCAATATCGAAAAGCGTTACCCCGAGGCGACCCAAGAGCTAAAACAAAACGCCGCTGAAGTGGTGGTTCGCGCGATTGAGAATTTGGTGTTTGTTGAAGGCGGCAGCTTTGAGATGGGGGATTTTGGTGCCCCTTGTGAAATCCCCAGCGGTACGATCAGCCGGATAGATTGGTCTCCGGATGCTGAATGCTTGAGTTCGCCGTTTAGTCAGGAGACAGGGGCTGCCTTTCTCCATAAAGTCACACTCGATGCCTACTCAATCGCTAAGTTTGAAACGCGATTTATTGATATGGAGTGGATGCGCCAGATCAACGGACTGCCTGTGGCCAAAGATGATGCAAAAGATCAGTCGATAATCCAACGTGATTCGGAAACATATCAATGGCTGATAACTAATATGAAGGATTATCCAGCCAGTGCTAAAGCGTGGCAGGAAGCGAAAGATTATTGCCAATGGTTAGGTCAGGTCAGTGAAATGCCCTTCGACTTGCCTACCGAGGCACAGTGGGAATATGCTGCACGAAGTCGTGGCCAGAAATACTATTATGCGACCGATAATGGTTACCATCAGGTTTTGGAAGATGCCTATTTCGACCCCGAGATTGATCGTTACGTCGAATACAATGAAATTGATGCAAATACATCAACAAATACCAAAGAAGTAGATCGCTATCCCCCAAATCCTTTAGGGATTTATGGTATGTCCAATCCAGTCAGTGAATGGGTGGAGGACTGGTACTCCCCTGACTACTACGAATACTCCCCTGAGCTAAACCCAAAAGGACCAAAGGAAGGGACGGAAAAAGTACTTCGAGATGCGGGAGGAACAACGATGACTTTTTCAAGGATTCATTCTGTACCAGTCAAGAGTGCATATTTTTACAGCACCAGTTTCCGTTGTGCACTTCAGTAA
- a CDS encoding LysM domain-containing protein: MSRIYTIKPNDTLLQIAIDQKVDFSTLLELNPQYQRNPDFIRVGEPVRLPDESQTEPAEPTYSVAPVSDLRPLEAAGPLISPPLCQPSEVHDVVFVTGDGPLEYWILDETASKLLEEETKITDRLLQDYKALVERAPQGEGVTREQLEQHAQAREAWLEDAKYAGIFATQSKVPNPATRRAAQVKARRPQPNPNQERVKAMLKSLENRRRFVSQYRDDWFGESSIETLRAEILSQIQKEIDYYKTLEMKAVTPQSTTKSGVVMDNMNKTKKKYTTQYIRDHIVEVYSINQTRHVYIRSRFQEREVRRWKRVARNSHAMNALHQRDYRGFGRAIRDDIKEEQKNLKIEGKLIEWKADGDKFKEWKATQPYLDEDGDTFFAVSAEAQLFRWGHKPVFLQHLNPRKEKLI, translated from the coding sequence ATGAGCCGAATCTATACGATCAAACCGAATGACACCCTGCTGCAGATTGCTATTGATCAGAAAGTTGATTTTAGCACCCTGCTGGAGCTGAACCCTCAGTATCAGAGAAATCCGGATTTTATTCGGGTCGGCGAACCAGTTCGGTTACCTGACGAGAGCCAGACTGAGCCAGCTGAGCCGACTTATTCTGTGGCCCCCGTGTCTGACCTGCGGCCGCTGGAGGCCGCGGGCCCATTGATTTCTCCGCCTTTATGTCAGCCAAGTGAGGTGCACGATGTCGTGTTTGTGACCGGAGATGGTCCGCTGGAATATTGGATTCTGGATGAAACTGCTTCGAAATTGCTGGAAGAAGAAACCAAAATTACAGATCGCTTATTACAGGATTACAAAGCTTTAGTTGAGCGCGCACCACAAGGTGAAGGGGTGACGCGTGAGCAGTTGGAACAGCATGCCCAGGCCAGAGAAGCTTGGCTGGAAGATGCGAAATACGCCGGAATTTTTGCAACTCAGAGCAAAGTGCCCAATCCTGCTACACGCAGAGCGGCACAGGTGAAGGCCCGTCGTCCGCAGCCCAATCCAAATCAGGAGCGAGTGAAGGCGATGCTGAAATCACTCGAAAATCGTCGCCGTTTTGTCTCGCAATATCGGGATGATTGGTTTGGTGAAAGCTCGATTGAAACACTCAGAGCGGAAATTCTGAGTCAGATTCAAAAAGAGATCGATTATTACAAGACGCTCGAGATGAAAGCCGTCACACCTCAGTCGACCACAAAGTCGGGGGTGGTGATGGATAATATGAATAAGACCAAGAAAAAATATACGACTCAGTATATTCGTGATCATATCGTGGAAGTTTATTCCATTAATCAAACACGTCATGTCTATATCCGTTCTCGGTTTCAAGAGCGTGAAGTCAGGCGCTGGAAACGCGTGGCCCGAAATAGTCATGCGATGAATGCCTTGCATCAAAGAGACTACAGGGGCTTCGGCCGTGCGATTCGAGACGATATTAAGGAAGAACAAAAGAATTTAAAAATTGAAGGTAAGTTGATTGAGTGGAAAGCGGATGGCGATAAATTTAAAGAATGGAAAGCGACTCAGCCTTACCTGGATGAAGATGGAGATACGTTTTTTGCGGTCAGCGCGGAAGCTCAGTTGTTTCGTTGGGGGCACAAGCCAGTGTTTCTACAACATTTGAACCCACGAAAGGAAAAATTGATATAG
- a CDS encoding type VI secretion system Vgr family protein: MSHQVQFSFSIEETDHDFRVESFEVEERLFQPFEVKVSLLSRDADIALDDLVRKAGALKLLGQGRDVSRYFHGIVKEVSFKGSGRQFSRYELVLVPDLWFLTQREDCRIFQDLTINEIIELVLAEANVTAFRMLADAGEKQEYILQYRETDLEFIHRLMAQHGLWYFFDHSETGHELVIVDKNELINALVSTPENATLVPDASEHAILYHGDSGGVPDREHIFDADFATRVHTGAVSQTDYHHLTPHTSLMASAADFEAENSYIDLAVYQYPGRYHQQPQGMQQADYRLSAHKVSGTELKAVGCVMRFIPGYSFVMESHPRQSLNRDYILLQVKHYGRDPQVHAEERSGEPTTYHNEFIAFPADLTYRAPAQKAPVVEGPQTAVVVGPETEEIYTDNLGRVKVQFHWDRLGGMDEHSTCWVRVSQTLAGPSWGSVFLPRIGHEVVVTFLEGDPDQPLVTGSVYHGLHRPPYDLPLKKTRTTIRSKTHKGEGYNEISLDDETNQEELYLRAQKDMNTLVLHDRFSHIGQDDELKVVQHREIAVQGDRKELIHGNKTSLNEQTLIEQVDQDVTVNHQANEVVSVAGNQHRQLEAHRRVQLGQSDTLEIGADLTTVILASRSTSVGGNDQLTVGGGFHIETQGDTSIRAEGEAAVVSADEIRVEVGAAGLVLKSSGAIEFYGTAIKLNGVSDVALKGGKVDLNPGAAAGSNQGVSALGPIGLSISRLKPPVITSAVFQSMIEEGVLMMELCECGRGKTCQLHR; encoded by the coding sequence ATGAGTCATCAGGTTCAATTTTCCTTTTCAATCGAAGAAACCGATCATGATTTCCGCGTTGAAAGCTTTGAAGTGGAAGAACGTCTGTTTCAGCCTTTCGAAGTGAAAGTGTCATTGCTTTCACGTGATGCAGATATTGCATTGGATGATCTGGTCCGTAAAGCCGGGGCGCTGAAGCTGCTCGGTCAGGGGCGGGACGTGTCCCGTTATTTCCACGGGATCGTGAAAGAAGTCAGTTTTAAGGGCAGTGGCCGTCAGTTCAGCCGTTATGAACTGGTGTTGGTACCGGATTTATGGTTCCTGACCCAGCGTGAGGACTGCCGGATTTTTCAGGATCTGACCATCAATGAGATCATTGAGTTGGTACTCGCAGAAGCCAATGTCACGGCGTTTCGTATGTTGGCGGATGCCGGTGAAAAGCAGGAATACATTCTGCAATACCGTGAAACGGATTTAGAGTTTATCCATCGTCTGATGGCGCAGCACGGTCTCTGGTATTTCTTTGACCACAGCGAAACCGGTCATGAGCTGGTGATTGTGGATAAGAATGAGCTCATCAACGCGCTGGTCAGCACACCGGAAAACGCAACGCTGGTGCCCGATGCCAGTGAACATGCGATTCTGTACCACGGTGATTCCGGGGGTGTGCCGGACCGTGAACACATCTTTGATGCTGATTTTGCCACGCGCGTTCATACCGGTGCGGTGTCGCAAACCGACTATCATCACCTCACACCCCATACCAGCCTGATGGCCAGCGCTGCTGATTTCGAAGCTGAAAATTCCTATATAGATTTAGCGGTATACCAGTATCCGGGCCGTTATCACCAGCAGCCACAGGGCATGCAGCAGGCCGATTATCGTCTCTCGGCCCACAAAGTTTCCGGCACCGAGCTGAAGGCGGTGGGCTGTGTGATGCGCTTCATTCCCGGCTACAGCTTTGTGATGGAAAGTCACCCGCGCCAGTCGCTGAACCGTGATTATATCTTGCTGCAAGTGAAGCACTACGGGCGTGATCCGCAGGTGCATGCCGAAGAACGCAGCGGCGAGCCAACGACCTATCACAATGAATTCATTGCTTTCCCGGCCGACCTGACTTACCGGGCACCGGCGCAGAAAGCGCCTGTGGTCGAAGGGCCGCAAACTGCTGTGGTGGTAGGGCCTGAGACTGAAGAGATCTACACCGACAATCTGGGCCGGGTCAAAGTGCAATTCCACTGGGACCGTCTGGGCGGGATGGATGAGCACTCTACGTGCTGGGTACGTGTCAGTCAGACGCTGGCCGGGCCAAGCTGGGGTTCCGTCTTCCTGCCGCGCATTGGACATGAAGTCGTGGTGACATTTTTGGAAGGGGACCCGGATCAGCCACTGGTGACGGGTTCGGTGTATCACGGCCTGCATCGTCCGCCGTACGATCTGCCGCTGAAGAAAACCCGCACCACGATTCGTTCGAAAACCCACAAAGGCGAGGGTTACAACGAAATCAGCCTGGATGATGAAACCAATCAGGAAGAGCTGTATCTGCGCGCGCAGAAAGATATGAACACACTGGTGTTGCATGACCGCTTCAGCCATATCGGACAGGATGACGAGTTGAAGGTTGTACAGCATCGTGAGATTGCAGTTCAGGGCGATCGGAAAGAACTGATTCACGGGAATAAAACGTCACTCAATGAGCAGACATTGATCGAACAGGTCGATCAGGATGTCACGGTGAATCATCAGGCCAATGAAGTCGTCAGTGTTGCTGGTAACCAGCACCGTCAGTTGGAAGCGCACCGGCGTGTTCAACTGGGTCAAAGCGACACGCTGGAGATTGGTGCGGATCTGACCACGGTGATCCTTGCGTCCCGATCCACTTCAGTCGGGGGTAACGATCAATTGACGGTTGGTGGCGGCTTTCATATTGAAACCCAAGGCGATACTTCAATCCGTGCAGAAGGTGAAGCTGCGGTTGTTTCTGCTGATGAAATCAGAGTGGAAGTCGGTGCTGCCGGATTGGTGCTCAAAAGCAGCGGGGCAATCGAATTTTACGGCACGGCGATTAAGCTCAATGGCGTGAGTGACGTGGCCCTGAAAGGGGGCAAGGTCGACCTGAATCCTGGCGCCGCTGCTGGCAGCAATCAAGGCGTGAGCGCTCTGGGTCCGATCGGACTATCGATTTCACGATTAAAGCCACCCGTAATCACGTCTGCTGTCTTTCAGAGCATGATCGAAGAAGGCGTACTGATGATGGAACTGTGTGAATGCGGAAGAGGGAAAACATGTCAATTGCACCGTTAA
- a CDS encoding SUMF1/EgtB/PvdO family nonheme iron enzyme, whose amino-acid sequence MKFYRLGLACTLPLLAACNDNNSPIKITSETVSQQRLDTIVANIEKRYPEATQEQKQNAAEVVVRAIENLVFVEGGSFEMGDFGAPCEIPSGTISRIDWSPDAECLSSPFSQETGAAFLHKVTLDAYSIAKFETRFIDMEWMRQINGLPVAKDNSRDGSIVQRDSERYARLIVSEQKNDPASAKAWQEAKDYCQWLGQVSALPFDLPTEAQWEYAARSRGQHYYFATNNGYSQVRGDIYFDPETESYIEYTENDANTSGDIEVVDKFYPNPLGVYGMTNQVSEWVNDWYSPDYYQISPELNPKGPASGTQKVQRDATGTTMTFARIYNDPVEKAYYPSTSFRCALQQVAPAIDPS is encoded by the coding sequence ATGAAATTTTACAGGCTAGGACTTGCATGTACGCTGCCATTATTAGCGGCCTGCAATGACAACAATTCACCCATCAAAATCACCAGCGAGACGGTATCGCAGCAGCGACTTGATACCATTGTCGCCAATATCGAAAAGCGTTACCCCGAGGCAACCCAAGAACAAAAACAAAACGCTGCCGAGGTGGTGGTTCGTGCCATAGAAAATCTGGTGTTTGTTGAAGGCGGCAGCTTTGAGATGGGGGATTTTGGTGCCCCTTGTGAAATCCCCAGCGGTACGATCAGCCGGATAGATTGGTCTCCGGATGCTGAATGCTTGAGTTCGCCGTTTAGTCAGGAGACAGGAGCTGCCTTTCTTCATAAAGTCACACTCGATGCCTACTCAATCGCTAAGTTTGAAACGCGATTTATTGATATGGAGTGGATGCGCCAGATCAACGGACTGCCTGTGGCCAAAGATAATTCGCGTGATGGGTCAATTGTTCAACGGGATTCTGAACGATACGCACGATTAATCGTAAGTGAACAAAAAAATGACCCCGCCAGCGCCAAAGCATGGCAGGAAGCCAAAGATTACTGTCAATGGTTAGGGCAGGTCAGCGCATTGCCCTTCGACTTGCCCACCGAGGCACAATGGGAATATGCTGCCCGCAGTCGAGGCCAACATTACTATTTTGCCACCAACAATGGTTACAGTCAGGTACGTGGGGATATCTATTTCGATCCTGAAACAGAGTCTTATATTGAATACACTGAAAATGATGCCAATACATCAGGCGATATCGAGGTCGTCGACAAATTTTATCCGAACCCTTTGGGGGTTTATGGCATGACAAATCAGGTCAGTGAATGGGTGAATGACTGGTACTCCCCCGACTATTATCAGATTTCTCCGGAGCTCAATCCCAAAGGCCCTGCATCCGGCACACAGAAGGTTCAGCGCGATGCGACAGGAACAACAATGACGTTCGCCCGGATTTATAATGATCCGGTCGAAAAAGCCTATTATCCAAGCACCAGCTTTCGCTGTGCTCTTCAACAGGTAGCCCCGGCGATTGACCCGTCCTGA